The following DNA comes from Anopheles arabiensis isolate DONGOLA chromosome 3, AaraD3, whole genome shotgun sequence.
CCCCCTCTCCCAATTCTAACACACGCCCCTTGCGGGGGAATCCTTGCTGTGACAGAGGCAATCGCACCTTTCCCACCTTAAACCTTAAAGGAACGCGGCAGGAAATAATACCCCACGAGCACAGGATGGCCATGTTCGATCTCGATCGTCTCATAACCGATCTCTTCAAGACGACCGTCCTGCCCGGGATAGCGATCGGGCTGTGGTTGACCGATTTGTAAGTAAAATGACCGGAGTGCGATATCTGTCCGACTTCTTCGGTTGGCACTGAACTTCTTtgtcccgtgtgtgtgtgtgtctgtatctGTGTGTCCGAGATCGCGTTTTGCTTGTACTTTGTCTTCTTTGCACAactgcacccacacacacacacacgcaacagaTTTATCTCGATGTTATGCAAGCGTATTCGCCGGGACGTGGGGAAAAGGTCGCCAGCTTCTTGGCGAGTGAATAAATGCCCACGGACACTGGAGCGGTGGAATCGTTAATAGAATTAAAATGTCTTGGCCCGTCTGGTGCACATTTAAATCACAGATCGCGCCACCATGATGACGATCTGGTGCGAGGACAGTTCTAGAAGATCGTGTGAATGATCATTCCCCTTTGTTTGCCACTTTAGCTTTGCTTCCTGCGCGCCATTGTAATGTAGTTCCGTTGCAGTTTTTTTCTAATGCTTGCTCGTTTTTCTTACATTCTATTGCACTACGTGCTtgcatgaaattgaaataaatatttgttctATTCTTTATAATTTCTTTTTCACATCGTTTCCATGAGATAATTGTTCTATTTTGCCGCTCCGGTTATCTTCTTTTTGCACGATCGGTTCCTGCTTGAATGCAGTTCtctgtgttttctttttctttttgttgttcacGATGGCGCCCATTTCATAAACAAATGCTCTCTCTCACCCTCTCTGCTCCCCCATTGGCGCAAAAACCACGAGGGTTGAACTTTGTACTGACTTGGTTATCATTGTTATGTATGTTTTATGAAACACAAGTTGTACCTCTCTCTGCTTGATTGTTTCAAACCGAAACATTCTATTCGTTTCCTGCATTGTGGATGCATTTGAAGGTCTTCTGTTGAATATAATAATCTTTTTCTATTTGGGACGTAAACGTTCTACGGGGAACATACTGCTGGGTCTATAGTCTTAAGTCTTAtaaaggctttcgagactttattctGTACACCACCATACTACAACAGCCGCATAACATAAGTCAGTCCCTTTCTACGGGGGGACGCGGGTTCCATTGTAGagttgaacccacgacgggccaTGGCGTAAAGTCGAGTACgagtacgagttgacgactgtaccacgggaccgaaTAATCATCTCGCTCGTTCGAATTGCAATTGGTTGTTACCAGATTAGCGTATGCTCGAGCTTCTAACAGtcaaaaaattgaaatgatcAATTGTAGTATTAtacattttatgattttaacaAGCAGCGTCTTGGTTAATGGTTGACCCTACTTAATCAAGGTCCTTTGCATTACCTTTGCATTACCAAAACAATgaaattactttaaaaaaacctCATCTACGTATAGATATACAGTTCGAACTACGAAATGATTTAATCGTATGGTAAGGAGTATACTTTTGTCTTTGGATTTTGACTAAAAATATTTACTTCTGCATAATAATCCACAACATTTGCTTCGGTATTTTCTTTATTCAAATCCTTAGCTTtgtattcttttattttcacaatttAAAATGATGCTTCTACTTGCTTCTTGACTCTTAATgcactttaattattctttttgtgtttttcaccTTTCGCTTTTTCACCACTAATACACTATTTAATCTCCTTTTCACATATCTGTGTATTTGATGTTTTAGTTGTTCGTTTTTATTGCTCCTCAAGTATCTTCTGCTTTGGCTATGTTGAAAAAATGTCACCTCTCCGGTGGAGTGCTGGCAAGCAAACTACAAACATTAACTTTGTTTTGctcacaccaacaccaacaccacgagTCTCACCGTACCGGTTTTTGCCAGTGCCACACAGTACACAGTACTTTGATTGCAGAGATAACGAAGATGTGGTGCAGATCGTCGCCCCAGATTACGTGACACGCCAGCGGGGGAAAGGAGATAGTTTATTTGCCGCTTTTTTCAGGGTCAAGTGCAGAGGAGGCGTGCACTCACTCGCTCACAACAAGTGCGCACGCTGTCTTCATCCAACccacaccacacaaacacaaatgtAGGGGCCACCCCCTTTTGCATTTGTGCCGGTTTTGTGCCGCGAAGAAGTAGATTCTACATCTAGTGTGTGCGCACCGACCCTAAGTACACGCGCCCACACTAATCGCACTCGAACGCGCGTTGCACCACGTCGAATGCACCGTCGCCAAGATGCCCCTCTGCCGCAAGTAATGCATTTGCTGTGCTAAGTGTGTCGTTTAGGTGTTCTCTTCATGTTGTtctctttattttgtttaaaaacttaaaaatcGTTTTCAATCAACTTATTACTATTTCCGTGAGCTGATTGTCTGCCTTTTAAAGGATGTGTGAAAAATGTGTATGTAATCACGTTTCGTTCGCTTCCTACTTCCAGAATCGGTCGATGTACGTGTGCGGTTGCGGTGCTGCTATTTCTCGTCGGGTTCGTCATACTACCGATCATCTTCAAGTATTCGTACGCACTCCAGAAAAGCATCCTCTTTCTCACCTTCAGTAAGTgatccaaaacaaaaagcctGCCCCCTTCCGATCGAATGTGCAAGTCTgatttttccctccctttgCAGTAACCTACCCACCGAACCTGGACCTGAAGCGGCCGGAAAAGAGTGGCCTGTACGCGACGAGAAACTTCTACGTCAACCATCACGACCACGAGGAGGACCTCGAGGTGAACGTTGCCGTGTGGCACGTGCTGCCGCTCGATTTGGTGCGCCGCTATGCAAAGGAATTGCACGTCGACGAGGTAAGCGGGAAGCGTGGCAGCAGCCGATCGTGGCGTGCATCCACCGTAATGATGCGCTCCGTGCGAATTTGCCTCAAGCGCACGCTTCAATCATCCCCCTTTGCCGCGGGACACTCGATCGCCGCGACGATCGAGCTACTACTTTTACGTTCGGAggttatttttacaattttgtgAACCAAATGCTGCGCGCACAGCATTCGGTTTTTGGTCGCGCGACGCCATTCGGCTGGGGGAGACGGGCGAGACCTTGCCGGGGCCAGGTGCCGGGAGGTTTACGATCATTTTGATCCATTATGCAATTAGCTACAAGGGGGATATTAGGGAACagggaaaaaaacggaaaacgcTCCTACAAGGCTAAGTTAAGGGAGTGTTGTTGGTCTTTCCATTTTACCAAGGGTCGATTTTCAAGGAAAAAAGACTAtcaaaaagaaggaaatcaataagtgaagtgaaataattaatGTAATGCTGCCACCGTTCCGTTATTGCATTACGATTTATTAacgtcgttttttgttgtagcttGGGCGTTAACTTGCTTTGTGGAACGGAACAAAACGATGGTGTATGGATATGAATATTGTATGCCTCAATTTCATCGCGCCAAGTGTTAGCTTTCACATGAACGAGAGAGAAATACGAAGCTAAGAAAAAAGatttaattgattgaaattgtaaacacattggaaaagaaaattgaacaCTTTTGTTGTCtagtttttctctttttctttcaattgctttgttgaagagaaaaaaCCTCTTTTTTTAAAACGATAGCAACAAGCCGATTGTCGACTCACACTAACTTACATTGTTAAAAATGGCTCCAAGATGTTGCTTTTATCAGTGTCACTAGAAATGTTAGTCAAGCTTAATCATTTGATAAACAGAGCGATTATCAATGGCACTCCTGGAGTGAATTGTAGTTTCAGTTAACGGGAATTTACAACGCTTGAGTCATCACTTTGACAGTAAATTTCGCGATAAAAGCAAAACTTTGCTTTGCAGCAATGAGAACAAATATTTTCTAACAATTCTTCCCATTATTGCTTCCCCAGCGAACGatagcaaacaaaacgctCCCGACGATCGATGGCACCACGAGCAACGGTGGTAGCATCGTTGCCGATGAAAAACATCACGCCGGTGATCGTTACAAAGGGATCGAAAAAGTGCTGCGCTCGGACGGGTTTCAGCTAACCGATGAGAAACACCAGCGCGACCTGTTCGAGGAGACGCTGCGGGCCACGACGAACGATGTGGTGTTGTACCTGCACGGAAATACGGCATCGCGCGGCGCCCCGCACCGGGTCGAGCTGTACCAGATGCTACGGGCGCTGAACTATCACGTGATAGCGATCGACTACCGTGGGTACGGTGATTCGGCCAACCTGTCGCCGTCCGAGCTGGGCGTCGTGTACGATGCGCTGGCCGTGTATCAGTACATCACGAGCATCACCAACAATCCGGTCTACCTGTGGGGCCATTCGCTCGGGACGGGCGTTTCCACGCATCTGCTGTCGCTGCTGACCGAGATGAGTCTGCCCGGGCCGAAAGCGGTCGTGCTGGAGAGTCCGTTTAACAACATCAAGGAAGAGATATGTGCCCATCCATTTTCAAAGGTGAGCGATCGGTTGTATGTGCTTGTGGAGATGATTATAAATGACCGTTTCGCTcctgttttttctttgtagTTATACCGTCACCTGCCATGGTTCGACTACCTGATCTCCAGACCAATGTACAAGAATAAGCTGCGCTTCGAGTCCGACCAGCATATTGCCGAGTTCCGCCAGCCGGTGCTGATACTGCACGCGGAG
Coding sequences within:
- the LOC120904764 gene encoding lysophosphatidylserine lipase ABHD12 isoform X1, with translation MAMFDLDRLITDLFKTTVLPGIAIGLWLTDLIGRCTCAVAVLLFLVGFVILPIIFKYSYALQKSILFLTFITYPPNLDLKRPEKSGLYATRNFYVNHHDHEEDLEVNVAVWHVLPLDLVRRYAKELHVDERTIANKTLPTIDGTTSNGGSIVADEKHHAGDRYKGIEKVLRSDGFQLTDEKHQRDLFEETLRATTNDVVLYLHGNTASRGAPHRVELYQMLRALNYHVIAIDYRGYGDSANLSPSELGVVYDALAVYQYITSITNNPVYLWGHSLGTGVSTHLLSLLTEMSLPGPKAVVLESPFNNIKEEICAHPFSKLYRHLPWFDYLISRPMYKNKLRFESDQHIAEFRQPVLILHAEDDLVVPFELGYKLYRKALDTRGKSWGPIEFHRFEKSSHYGHKYICRAPNLPEIIVRFFHAYRDAQY
- the LOC120904764 gene encoding lysophosphatidylserine lipase ABHD12 isoform X4, which translates into the protein MPLCRKIGRCTCAVAVLLFLVGFVILPIIFKYSYALQKSILFLTFITYPPNLDLKRPEKSGLYATRNFYVNHHDHEEDLEVNVAVWHVLPLDLVRRYAKELHVDERTIANKTLPTIDGTTSNGGSIVADEKHHAGDRYKGIEKVLRSDGFQLTDEKHQRDLFEETLRATTNDVVLYLHGNTASRGAPHRVELYQMLRALNYHVIAIDYRGYGDSANLSPSELGVVYDALAVYQYITSITNNPVYLWGHSLGTGVSTHLLSLLTEMSLPGPKAVVLESPFNNIKEEICAHPFSKLYRHLPWFDYLISRPMYKNKLRFESDQHIAEFRQPVLILHAEDDLVVPFELGYKLYRKALDTRGKSWGPIEFHRFEKSSHYGHKYICRAPNLPEIIVRFFHAYRDAQY
- the LOC120904764 gene encoding lysophosphatidylserine lipase ABHD12 isoform X3, producing MYWSVKRRALKRIGRCTCAVAVLLFLVGFVILPIIFKYSYALQKSILFLTFITYPPNLDLKRPEKSGLYATRNFYVNHHDHEEDLEVNVAVWHVLPLDLVRRYAKELHVDERTIANKTLPTIDGTTSNGGSIVADEKHHAGDRYKGIEKVLRSDGFQLTDEKHQRDLFEETLRATTNDVVLYLHGNTASRGAPHRVELYQMLRALNYHVIAIDYRGYGDSANLSPSELGVVYDALAVYQYITSITNNPVYLWGHSLGTGVSTHLLSLLTEMSLPGPKAVVLESPFNNIKEEICAHPFSKLYRHLPWFDYLISRPMYKNKLRFESDQHIAEFRQPVLILHAEDDLVVPFELGYKLYRKALDTRGKSWGPIEFHRFEKSSHYGHKYICRAPNLPEIIVRFFHAYRDAQY
- the LOC120904764 gene encoding lysophosphatidylserine lipase ABHD12 isoform X2; translation: MHKQKEDSWKKVCQCGIGRCTCAVAVLLFLVGFVILPIIFKYSYALQKSILFLTFITYPPNLDLKRPEKSGLYATRNFYVNHHDHEEDLEVNVAVWHVLPLDLVRRYAKELHVDERTIANKTLPTIDGTTSNGGSIVADEKHHAGDRYKGIEKVLRSDGFQLTDEKHQRDLFEETLRATTNDVVLYLHGNTASRGAPHRVELYQMLRALNYHVIAIDYRGYGDSANLSPSELGVVYDALAVYQYITSITNNPVYLWGHSLGTGVSTHLLSLLTEMSLPGPKAVVLESPFNNIKEEICAHPFSKLYRHLPWFDYLISRPMYKNKLRFESDQHIAEFRQPVLILHAEDDLVVPFELGYKLYRKALDTRGKSWGPIEFHRFEKSSHYGHKYICRAPNLPEIIVRFFHAYRDAQY